The Flaviramulus sp. BrNp1-15 genome has a window encoding:
- a CDS encoding sodium:solute symporter, whose protein sequence is MSATQILLLIAAYFLVLILISYFTGKEDSNEAFFKANKSSPWYLVAFGMIGASLSGVTFISVPGMIGGQQFAYMQGVFGFFVGYLFILFVLLPIYYKLNVTSIYQYLEQRFGKVSYKTGAFFFLLSRVTGASFRLFLVALAMQYIVFESIGIPFWATVVISILLIWIYTNRGGIKTIVWTDTLQTLAMLTAVGVAIYLINEKLDWSYTEFLNSDIFKSKSQIFFFDNPNSVTYFWKYFIGGIFIAIAMTGLDQDMMQKNLTCKNSKESKKNMFTMATLLIFVNFFFLSLGALLFIYADKFGLQIPIVEGKTRTDLLFPEIAMNQGLGLGLAVTFIIGLIAAAYSSADSALTSLTTSFSVDFLNVEKLPKEQQKPLRKKVHVAVSILLILVVIFFNTLEGNVVSNLFKFATFTYGPLLGLFAFGILTKYQIKDKYTWIVGIISIVLTYLITILPESVIGSYKFHWEILPLNGLITFLGLILIRRKQN, encoded by the coding sequence ATGAGTGCAACGCAAATTCTACTACTAATTGCTGCCTATTTCTTGGTACTAATACTTATTTCTTATTTCACTGGAAAAGAAGATTCTAACGAAGCTTTTTTTAAAGCCAATAAATCGTCACCATGGTATTTAGTTGCTTTTGGCATGATAGGAGCCTCACTTTCTGGGGTAACTTTTATATCGGTTCCGGGAATGATAGGCGGGCAACAATTTGCCTACATGCAAGGTGTTTTTGGTTTTTTTGTTGGGTATTTATTTATTCTTTTTGTGTTGCTACCTATTTACTATAAGCTTAATGTTACATCTATTTATCAATATTTAGAGCAACGATTTGGCAAAGTAAGTTACAAAACTGGTGCATTTTTCTTTTTACTTTCTAGAGTAACAGGTGCCTCTTTTAGGCTATTCTTAGTAGCCTTAGCCATGCAATACATTGTTTTTGAGAGTATAGGTATTCCATTTTGGGCAACTGTAGTTATTTCTATTTTACTTATTTGGATATACACCAATAGAGGTGGTATAAAAACCATTGTTTGGACAGATACTTTACAAACACTAGCTATGTTAACAGCAGTTGGTGTTGCAATTTATTTGATAAATGAAAAATTAGATTGGAGTTATACAGAATTCTTAAATTCAGATATATTTAAATCAAAGAGTCAGATTTTCTTTTTTGACAATCCTAACTCTGTCACATATTTCTGGAAATATTTTATTGGCGGTATTTTTATTGCAATTGCTATGACAGGGTTAGACCAAGACATGATGCAAAAAAACCTGACCTGTAAAAACTCAAAAGAATCTAAGAAAAATATGTTTACAATGGCTACACTTTTAATATTTGTAAACTTCTTCTTTTTATCACTTGGTGCCTTATTATTTATATATGCCGATAAATTTGGTTTACAAATTCCTATAGTAGAGGGTAAAACCAGAACCGATTTGCTTTTTCCTGAAATTGCTATGAATCAAGGCTTAGGTCTTGGATTAGCAGTTACTTTTATAATTGGCTTAATTGCAGCAGCCTACTCTAGTGCTGATAGCGCTTTAACATCTTTAACAACATCTTTTTCAGTAGATTTTTTAAATGTTGAAAAACTACCTAAAGAACAACAAAAACCACTTAGAAAAAAAGTTCATGTAGCTGTTTCTATTTTATTGATTTTAGTTGTAATTTTCTTTAACACTTTAGAAGGCAATGTAGTAAGTAACTTATTTAAGTTTGCCACCTTTACTTATGGTCCATTATTAGGATTATTTGCCTTTGGTATTTTAACCAAGTATCAAATTAAAGATAAATACACATGGATTGTGGGTATAATTTCCATAGTCTTAACTTATTTAATAACCATACTTCCAGAAAGCGTTATTGGTAGTTACAAATTTCATTGGGAAATTCTCCCTTTAAACGGATTGATTACTTTTTTAGGTTTAATATTGATTCGTAGAAAGCAAAACTAA
- a CDS encoding dihydrolipoamide acetyltransferase family protein: MAKFELKLPKMGESVAEATITSWLKEVGDTIELDEPVLEIATDKVDSEVPSEVDGILVEKFFNVDDVVQVGQVLAIIETEGDDEVNTETLNEVEHVEQEKAVENITQTINVVKEAVVAPVVSSDNRFYSPLVKNIAKAEGVSQAELDTIPGTGKDGRVTKNDILDYIQNKDTKTEQVVPSVETPVLKTESKTQIKPEKTPVISSGEDEIIEMTRMGKLIAHHMVESVQTSAHVQSFIEADVTKIWNWRKKVKDAFMKREGENLTFTPIFLEAVAKALRDFPMLNISVQGDKIIKKKNINLGMAAALPDGNLIVPVIKNADQLNLVGMTKQVNDLANRARLNQLKPDEVQGGTYTVTNVGTFGSIMGTPIINQPQVGILALGAIRKVPAVIETPEGDFIGIRYKMFLSHSYDHRVVNGALGGQFVKAVTDYLEAWDSNREI; encoded by the coding sequence ATGGCAAAGTTTGAACTTAAGTTACCAAAAATGGGAGAGAGTGTTGCAGAAGCAACCATAACATCTTGGTTAAAAGAAGTTGGAGATACTATTGAGCTGGATGAGCCAGTACTAGAAATTGCTACAGACAAAGTTGATAGTGAGGTACCTAGCGAAGTTGATGGAATTTTAGTAGAAAAGTTTTTTAACGTAGATGATGTAGTTCAAGTTGGTCAGGTTTTAGCGATTATTGAAACCGAAGGAGATGATGAGGTTAATACTGAAACCTTAAATGAGGTTGAACATGTTGAGCAAGAAAAAGCAGTTGAAAACATTACTCAAACAATAAATGTTGTTAAAGAAGCAGTTGTAGCTCCAGTTGTTTCAAGTGATAATAGATTTTATTCTCCATTAGTAAAAAATATAGCTAAAGCTGAAGGCGTATCGCAAGCAGAATTAGATACGATTCCAGGAACAGGAAAAGATGGTCGTGTAACCAAAAATGATATTTTAGATTATATTCAAAATAAAGACACTAAAACAGAGCAGGTTGTACCTTCGGTAGAAACACCCGTTTTAAAAACCGAATCAAAAACGCAAATAAAACCAGAAAAAACACCAGTTATATCTAGTGGGGAAGATGAGATTATAGAAATGACTAGAATGGGCAAACTTATTGCGCATCATATGGTTGAATCTGTTCAAACATCAGCTCATGTTCAAAGTTTTATTGAAGCCGATGTAACTAAAATCTGGAATTGGAGAAAGAAAGTTAAGGATGCGTTTATGAAGCGTGAAGGTGAAAATTTAACCTTTACACCTATCTTTTTAGAAGCAGTAGCAAAAGCACTTCGAGATTTTCCAATGCTAAATATTTCTGTTCAAGGTGATAAAATTATAAAAAAGAAAAACATCAATTTAGGTATGGCAGCTGCTTTACCAGACGGAAATTTAATTGTACCAGTTATAAAAAATGCAGACCAATTAAATCTGGTTGGTATGACAAAACAGGTTAACGATTTAGCAAACAGAGCACGTTTAAATCAGTTAAAACCAGATGAGGTACAAGGAGGAACTTATACAGTTACTAATGTAGGAACCTTTGGTAGTATTATGGGGACTCCAATAATTAATCAACCGCAAGTAGGTATATTAGCTCTTGGTGCTATTCGTAAAGTTCCAGCGGTAATTGAAACTCCAGAAGGCGACTTTATAGGTATTCGTTACAAAATGTTTTTATCACATTCTTACGATCATCGTGTTGTAAACGGTGCACTTGGTGGACAGTTTGTAAAAGCAGTAACAGATTATCTAGAAGCTTGGGATAGTAACAGAGAAATATAA
- the rpmB gene encoding 50S ribosomal protein L28, translating into MSRVCELTGKKAMVGNNVSHAMNKTKRKFNANLVKKRFYIPEEDKWVTLKVATSALKTINKIGISAAIKEAKSKGFLK; encoded by the coding sequence ATGTCAAGAGTTTGTGAACTTACAGGAAAGAAGGCAATGGTTGGGAACAACGTGTCTCATGCAATGAACAAGACTAAACGCAAGTTTAATGCGAATTTAGTAAAGAAACGTTTTTACATTCCAGAAGAAGATAAGTGGGTAACTTTAAAAGTTGCAACTTCTGCTTTAAAAACTATTAACAAAATAGGTATATCTGCAGCAATTAAGGAAGCAAAATCTAAAGGATTTTTAAAATAA
- a CDS encoding competence/damage-inducible protein A, which produces MQAEIITIGDELLIGQVIDTNSAFIAKQLNKVGVSVYQITSVQDDKPHILKALQEAEGNADIIILTGGLGPTKDDITKKTIAEYFDDTLIQDDSVLQNIESIWKQYVRQTLLQVNKDQALVPSKATVLMNKVGTAPGMWLEKGNKTFISLPGVPFEMKALITNSVLPKLKDKYHFPVILHKTLLVYGLGESTLAARIEAWEDALPNHIKLAYLPSLGKMRLRLSAKGFDKQKIETDVQQEIEKVLPLIKKEFFGYEDEDGNEEAVVANQLTKIGKSLAIAESCTGGKLAQLFTSHPGASQYLKGGVVTYSTQSKIDVLNIPEDLINAHSVVSAQVAEAMAQNVLKLYKADFAVSTTGNAGPTKGDSKAEVGTVFIAIATKNTVYSKEFNFGNHRTRVINKAVNKALEMLQKEIFKN; this is translated from the coding sequence ATGCAAGCAGAAATAATAACTATTGGCGACGAACTTCTAATTGGTCAGGTTATAGATACCAATTCTGCGTTTATAGCAAAACAACTTAATAAAGTAGGTGTATCGGTTTATCAAATTACATCTGTTCAAGATGATAAGCCTCATATTTTAAAAGCGTTACAAGAAGCTGAAGGTAATGCAGATATTATCATTCTAACAGGAGGTTTAGGTCCTACAAAAGATGATATTACTAAAAAAACTATAGCAGAATATTTTGATGATACCCTTATTCAAGATGATTCTGTATTGCAAAATATTGAATCCATTTGGAAACAATATGTAAGACAAACACTTCTACAAGTAAATAAAGATCAAGCATTGGTGCCATCTAAAGCAACTGTTTTAATGAACAAAGTTGGTACAGCACCAGGTATGTGGCTAGAAAAAGGAAATAAAACATTTATATCGCTACCCGGAGTTCCTTTTGAGATGAAAGCATTAATCACTAACAGTGTTTTGCCAAAATTAAAAGACAAGTATCATTTTCCGGTTATACTACATAAAACATTATTGGTTTATGGTTTAGGAGAAAGTACTTTGGCGGCAAGAATTGAAGCTTGGGAAGATGCTTTACCTAATCATATTAAGTTAGCATATTTACCAAGTTTGGGTAAAATGCGTTTACGTTTATCAGCTAAAGGATTTGATAAACAAAAAATAGAAACGGATGTACAGCAAGAAATAGAGAAAGTATTACCACTAATTAAAAAGGAATTTTTTGGTTATGAGGATGAAGATGGTAATGAAGAAGCTGTTGTAGCAAACCAACTTACTAAAATTGGTAAATCTTTAGCGATAGCCGAAAGTTGTACAGGAGGTAAATTAGCACAATTATTTACATCTCATCCAGGTGCTTCACAATATCTAAAAGGAGGTGTTGTAACATATTCAACGCAATCTAAAATAGATGTTTTAAATATTCCAGAAGATTTAATCAATGCACATTCAGTAGTAAGTGCACAAGTTGCTGAAGCTATGGCGCAAAATGTTTTAAAGTTATACAAAGCAGATTTCGCAGTGTCAACAACTGGTAATGCTGGCCCAACAAAAGGCGATTCTAAAGCAGAGGTAGGTACAGTTTTTATAGCCATTGCAACAAAAAACACTGTGTATTCAAAAGAATTTAATTTTGGAAATCACCGCACAAGAGTTATCAATAAAGCCGTAAATAAGGCTTTGGAAATGCTTCAAAAAGAAATTTTTAAAAATTGA
- the ftsY gene encoding signal recognition particle-docking protein FtsY, translating into MSFFKKIFSSDKKETLDKGLEKSKSSFFGKLSKAVAGKSKVDDEVLDNLEEVLVSSDVGVNTTLKVIERIEERVSKDKYLGTDELNQILREEITGLLSETNSGEETEFSIPKDKKPYVIMVVGVNGVGKTTTIGKLAYQFKKQGLKVVLGAADTFRAAAIDQLQVWADRVDVPLVKQSMGSDPASVAFDTLQSAVTQDADVVIIDTAGRLHNKVNLMNELTKVKRVMQKVVDDTPNDVLLVLDGSTGQNAFEQAKQFTAATEVTSLAVTKLDGTAKGGVVIGISDQFKIPVKYIGVGEGIEDLQVFNKFEFVDSFFK; encoded by the coding sequence ATGAGTTTTTTTAAAAAAATATTTTCTTCAGATAAAAAGGAAACCTTAGATAAGGGATTAGAAAAATCAAAATCCAGTTTTTTTGGTAAATTAAGTAAAGCCGTAGCAGGAAAATCTAAGGTAGATGATGAGGTTTTAGATAACCTTGAGGAAGTTTTAGTATCGAGTGATGTTGGCGTTAATACTACACTTAAAGTTATCGAGCGTATTGAAGAACGTGTTTCTAAAGATAAATATTTAGGAACCGATGAGTTAAACCAGATTCTTAGAGAAGAAATTACAGGTTTATTAAGTGAAACCAATTCTGGTGAGGAGACCGAGTTTTCAATACCAAAAGATAAAAAACCATATGTAATTATGGTGGTTGGTGTGAATGGTGTTGGTAAAACAACAACCATTGGTAAACTAGCATATCAGTTTAAAAAGCAAGGATTAAAAGTAGTTTTAGGAGCAGCAGATACCTTTAGAGCTGCAGCAATAGACCAACTTCAGGTTTGGGCAGATAGAGTAGATGTACCACTTGTAAAACAATCTATGGGTAGTGATCCTGCTTCTGTAGCTTTTGATACTTTACAAAGTGCCGTAACTCAAGATGCCGATGTGGTAATTATTGATACTGCAGGACGTTTGCATAATAAAGTGAATTTAATGAATGAGCTTACAAAAGTAAAGCGTGTGATGCAAAAAGTTGTAGATGATACACCAAATGATGTGTTATTGGTTTTAGATGGCTCAACAGGTCAAAACGCATTTGAGCAAGCTAAACAATTTACAGCTGCTACAGAAGTAACATCTTTAGCGGTTACAAAACTTGATGGAACAGCAAAGGGTGGGGTTGTAATAGGTATTTCTGACCAATTTAAAATTCCAGTAAAGTATATTGGAGTAGGTGAAGGTATTGAAGATTTACAAGTTTTTAATAAATTTGAGTTTGTAGATTCGTTTTTTAAGTAA
- a CDS encoding 3'-5' exonuclease — protein sequence MQLNLTKPICFFDLETTGVNITSDRIVEISILKVFPNGNKESKTWLVNPEMPIPKEVTAIHGITNEKVANEPTFKELAKDIYNIIKDSDLGGFNSNRFDIPLLAEEMLRAEIDFDMKNRLAVDVQTIFHKMEQRTLSAAYKFYCDKNLDDAHSAEADTNATYEVLKAQIERYDEVENNTKFLAEFSSRKKFADFAGFITYNKKGEECFSFGKHKGKLVTDVLEKEPGYFGWLLNADFPLYTKKVLTAIKLRSFNNKLG from the coding sequence ATGCAATTAAACCTAACAAAACCCATCTGTTTTTTCGATTTAGAAACTACAGGTGTCAATATAACTTCAGATAGAATTGTTGAAATTTCAATTTTAAAAGTATTTCCCAACGGAAATAAAGAAAGTAAAACATGGTTGGTAAATCCAGAAATGCCTATTCCTAAAGAAGTTACTGCAATTCATGGTATCACTAACGAGAAAGTAGCCAACGAACCAACTTTTAAAGAATTAGCTAAAGATATTTATAACATTATAAAGGACTCAGATTTAGGTGGTTTTAACTCCAACAGATTCGATATACCTTTATTGGCTGAAGAAATGCTTCGTGCTGAAATAGATTTTGATATGAAAAATCGCTTAGCGGTTGATGTTCAAACTATTTTTCATAAAATGGAGCAACGTACGCTTAGTGCAGCTTACAAGTTTTATTGTGATAAAAATTTAGATGATGCGCATAGTGCAGAGGCAGATACTAATGCTACTTATGAGGTTTTAAAAGCACAAATTGAAAGGTACGATGAGGTAGAAAACAACACTAAATTTTTAGCAGAGTTTAGCTCGAGAAAAAAGTTTGCAGATTTTGCTGGTTTTATAACTTATAATAAAAAAGGAGAAGAATGTTTTTCCTTTGGAAAGCATAAAGGTAAGTTAGTTACAGATGTTTTAGAAAAAGAACCAGGGTATTTTGGTTGGTTGTTAAATGCCGATTTCCCACTTTATACTAAAAAGGTATTAACAGCTATTAAATTAAGAAGTTTTAATAATAAGTTAGGTTAA
- a CDS encoding HAD family hydrolase, with product MKKKVLVVDLDGTLYTINTFHYFIKFLIIDCFSNLKIGLLFKLCIALASRIFTSHSKMKHNVLKLLNNRSDINYECFVKSISSKKRHISHLEENKFHTKVLATAAPSCYAKVIAQNEGFDVCIGTSFPSIKFNSSFENKSEVKKSNVLNYLKKQKTDQIDLFITDHIDDLPLMKLAKKNIIVQPNNGFLLALKQNSISFEVIK from the coding sequence TTGAAAAAGAAGGTTTTAGTAGTTGATTTAGATGGCACATTATATACAATTAATACATTTCATTATTTTATAAAGTTTTTAATTATAGATTGTTTTAGTAATCTTAAAATAGGACTATTATTTAAATTGTGTATTGCCCTTGCTTCAAGAATATTTACTTCTCATTCTAAAATGAAACACAATGTTTTAAAGTTGTTGAACAATAGAAGTGATATTAATTATGAGTGTTTTGTAAAATCAATCTCATCAAAAAAAAGACATATATCACACCTTGAGGAAAATAAATTTCATACAAAAGTATTAGCTACAGCAGCACCTTCATGTTACGCTAAAGTTATTGCCCAAAACGAAGGATTTGATGTGTGTATTGGTACAAGTTTTCCAAGTATAAAATTTAATAGTTCTTTTGAAAATAAAAGTGAAGTAAAAAAAAGTAACGTTCTAAATTATTTAAAAAAACAAAAAACTGACCAAATTGACTTATTTATAACTGATCATATAGATGATTTGCCTTTAATGAAGCTAGCAAAAAAAAACATTATTGTTCAGCCTAACAATGGTTTTTTATTGGCCTTAAAACAAAACTCAATTTCTTTTGAAGTAATAAAGTAA
- the rpmG gene encoding 50S ribosomal protein L33 has product MAKKGNRIQVILECTEHKESGQPGTSRYITTKNKKNTPDRMEIKKFNPILKRMTVHKEIK; this is encoded by the coding sequence ATGGCAAAGAAAGGTAATAGAATACAAGTGATATTAGAATGTACTGAGCATAAAGAGTCTGGACAACCAGGAACTTCTCGTTACATTACTACAAAAAATAAAAAAAATACGCCAGATAGAATGGAGATTAAAAAATTTAATCCTATTCTTAAACGTATGACAGTTCATAAAGAGATAAAATAG
- a CDS encoding fumarylacetoacetate hydrolase family protein: MKLICIGRNYTDHIKELENEKPTDPVVFLKPDTAILLKKQPFFIPDFSDDVHHEVEVLVKINRVGKHIDKKFAHKYYNEIGLGIDFTARDLQKQLKDKGLPWEKAKAFDGAAVVGNWLSVSEIENINNIEFSLKKNDEIVQKGNTSHMLWKIDEIIEYVSKYFTLKIGDIIFTGTPAGVGKVIANDKLTGFIENKQMFSITVK, from the coding sequence ATGAAACTTATTTGTATTGGCAGAAACTATACAGATCACATCAAAGAACTGGAAAACGAAAAACCAACAGATCCTGTAGTTTTTCTTAAACCAGACACGGCTATTCTTCTAAAAAAACAACCTTTTTTTATTCCAGATTTTTCAGATGATGTTCATCATGAAGTAGAGGTTTTGGTTAAAATAAACAGAGTAGGAAAGCATATTGATAAAAAGTTTGCTCATAAATACTACAATGAAATTGGGCTTGGAATCGACTTTACAGCTCGCGATTTACAAAAGCAATTAAAAGATAAAGGTTTGCCTTGGGAAAAAGCAAAAGCGTTTGATGGTGCAGCGGTTGTTGGTAATTGGTTGTCAGTTAGTGAGATAGAAAACATTAACAATATTGAATTTTCTTTAAAAAAGAACGATGAAATTGTTCAAAAAGGAAATACAAGCCATATGCTTTGGAAAATTGATGAAATAATAGAATATGTGTCAAAATACTTTACTTTAAAGATTGGAGATATTATATTTACAGGCACACCAGCAGGAGTTGGCAAAGTAATTGCTAACGATAAATTAACAGGATTTATAGAAAACAAACAAATGTTTTCAATAACAGTAAAATAA
- a CDS encoding Hpt domain-containing protein — protein MEQHYKLFRVRELADNDESFIKTLAEAFLEEVSVDAERLKKAVAEKDYHDAYQAAHKMKPTVDLFELGVLDTLIEVQDWGKFTKTDVDITDKLQIVMSAVDKALVEIKSDFNL, from the coding sequence ATGGAACAACATTATAAACTATTTAGAGTACGCGAATTAGCTGATAACGACGAAAGTTTTATAAAAACATTAGCTGAAGCATTTTTAGAAGAAGTTTCGGTTGATGCCGAACGTTTAAAAAAGGCTGTAGCCGAAAAAGATTATCATGATGCCTATCAAGCTGCTCACAAAATGAAACCAACAGTCGATTTATTTGAACTTGGTGTTCTTGATACTTTAATTGAAGTTCAAGATTGGGGAAAGTTTACCAAAACAGATGTAGATATTACTGATAAATTACAAATTGTAATGTCTGCAGTAGATAAGGCCTTGGTAGAAATAAAATCGGATTTTAATTTGTAA
- a CDS encoding CoA-binding protein — translation MNKKTLVLGASLKPNRYSHYAVQRLVANNVETVAYGLKKGEISGIEIDTELLTYENIHTVTLYLNSKRQKEYYNYIVSLNPKRIIFNPGTENPEFYKILKKHNINYEEACTLVLLSTNQY, via the coding sequence ATGAATAAGAAAACATTGGTGCTAGGAGCATCTTTAAAACCAAATAGATATTCTCATTATGCTGTACAACGTTTAGTTGCTAATAATGTTGAAACGGTTGCGTATGGTTTAAAAAAAGGAGAAATTTCAGGAATTGAAATTGATACTGAATTATTGACTTATGAAAATATTCATACCGTAACATTATATCTAAACTCAAAAAGGCAGAAGGAATATTATAATTATATAGTTTCTTTAAATCCTAAACGAATAATTTTTAATCCGGGAACAGAAAACCCCGAATTTTATAAAATTTTAAAGAAACATAATATTAATTATGAGGAAGCTTGTACTTTAGTTTTGCTTTCTACGAATCAATATTAA
- a CDS encoding DUF4295 domain-containing protein, whose translation MAKKAVASLQTGSKRLTKAIKMVKSPKTGAYMFVESIMSPEQVNDFLSKN comes from the coding sequence ATGGCAAAGAAAGCAGTAGCATCATTACAAACAGGATCTAAAAGATTAACTAAAGCAATAAAAATGGTAAAGTCTCCAAAAACAGGAGCTTACATGTTTGTTGAATCAATAATGAGTCCAGAACAAGTAAACGACTTTTTAAGTAAAAACTAA
- a CDS encoding serine hydrolase, producing MKSPIYILLLVCVFNFSCSSNDDPVEDPVEETPTPETLYFPPINSNEWETTSIADLGWNESEKRPLLDYLEEKNTKGFIMLHNGRIVIEEYFNDHNDSKIWYWASAGKTLTSTVAGIAQDDGLIDINNKVSDYLGEGWTSAPIEKENLITCKNLLSMDSGLDDSLGDDVSPSGLQFKADAGTRWAYHNVYVKMQDVIAQATNETWSNYFNTNLRDKIGMTGQWINLDALSVYWSNTRSMARFGLLIHAKGKWENTQIVSESFLTEATNTSQNINQAYGYLWWLNGKSNYHLPATQIQFNGELIPNAPNDMYAALGKNDQKIYVVPSKNLVIIRMGEVADGENFALSTFDNDLWGKINMLID from the coding sequence ATGAAATCCCCAATTTATATTTTGTTATTAGTGTGTGTATTTAATTTTAGTTGTTCTTCAAATGATGACCCCGTTGAAGATCCTGTTGAAGAAACACCAACTCCAGAAACACTTTATTTTCCCCCAATAAACTCTAATGAATGGGAAACAACATCTATTGCCGACTTAGGTTGGAATGAAAGCGAAAAACGACCTTTATTAGACTACTTAGAAGAAAAAAACACCAAAGGTTTTATAATGCTTCATAATGGAAGAATTGTTATTGAAGAATATTTTAATGATCATAATGATTCAAAAATTTGGTATTGGGCAAGCGCAGGAAAAACATTAACCTCAACAGTTGCTGGAATTGCACAAGATGATGGTTTAATCGACATTAATAATAAAGTTTCTGACTATTTAGGTGAAGGTTGGACAAGCGCGCCTATAGAAAAAGAGAACTTAATTACTTGTAAAAACTTACTATCAATGGATTCTGGTTTAGATGATAGTTTAGGTGATGATGTGTCGCCTAGTGGTCTACAATTTAAAGCTGATGCTGGAACACGATGGGCATACCATAATGTTTATGTTAAAATGCAAGATGTTATTGCACAAGCTACTAATGAAACATGGAGTAATTATTTTAATACGAATTTAAGAGATAAAATAGGTATGACTGGTCAATGGATTAACTTAGATGCACTAAGTGTTTATTGGAGTAATACCAGAAGTATGGCCCGTTTTGGTTTATTAATTCACGCTAAAGGAAAATGGGAAAACACTCAAATTGTTTCCGAATCTTTTCTAACTGAAGCTACTAATACCTCCCAAAATATTAATCAAGCTTATGGTTATTTATGGTGGTTAAACGGAAAAAGTAATTATCATTTACCTGCAACACAAATTCAATTTAATGGGGAATTAATACCGAACGCACCAAACGACATGTATGCTGCTTTGGGTAAAAACGACCAAAAAATTTATGTTGTACCAAGTAAAAATTTAGTAATTATTAGAATGGGCGAAGTCGCTGATGGAGAAAATTTTGCGCTCTCAACTTTTGATAATGATTTATGGGGGAAAATTAATATGTTAATTGATTAA
- the recR gene encoding recombination mediator RecR, giving the protein MEFSSKLLERAVNEMSQLPGIGKRTALRLVLHMLRQPKEQTLALSEALQSMRNDVKFCKSCHNISDVELCEICSNKNRNEEIICVVEDVRDVMAIENTSTFKGLYHVLGGKISPMDGIGPHDLNIESLVKKVKEGKIKELIFALSSTMEGDTTNFYIFKQIQDSQVLTSTIARGISVGDELEYADEITLGRSIINRIPFETSIKL; this is encoded by the coding sequence ATGGAATTCTCTTCAAAATTACTAGAGCGAGCAGTAAATGAAATGTCACAGTTACCAGGAATTGGTAAACGCACAGCATTGCGCTTGGTTTTGCATATGTTAAGGCAGCCAAAAGAGCAGACTTTAGCTTTATCTGAAGCGTTGCAAAGCATGCGTAATGATGTGAAATTCTGTAAATCTTGCCATAATATAAGTGATGTAGAACTCTGTGAAATTTGTTCGAATAAGAATCGAAACGAAGAAATTATTTGTGTAGTTGAAGATGTTAGAGATGTTATGGCTATAGAAAATACAAGTACCTTCAAAGGTTTGTATCATGTTCTAGGAGGTAAGATCTCACCAATGGATGGTATAGGTCCTCATGATTTAAATATCGAGTCGTTAGTAAAAAAAGTTAAAGAGGGTAAAATAAAAGAGCTTATTTTTGCACTAAGTTCAACTATGGAAGGAGACACAACAAATTTTTATATTTTTAAACAAATTCAGGATTCTCAGGTTTTAACTTCAACAATTGCTAGAGGGATTTCAGTAGGAGATGAGTTAGAATATGCAGATGAAATTACTCTTGGTAGAAGTATTATTAATAGAATCCCTTTTGAAACTTCTATCAAACTTTAA
- a CDS encoding SRPBCC domain-containing protein: MSYNIYHNLLIKASSKEVFDAVSQPEHLDNWWTLKSSGKPELNSEYNLNFTDTYNWFCKVSKVKENESFHLKMTDSDKDWNPTTFGFDLEVKENATYLKFSHKNWPENNEHFKHSSFCWAMLLYDLKNYLEKGIIIPFEERN, encoded by the coding sequence ATGAGTTACAACATTTATCATAACCTCCTAATAAAAGCTTCATCAAAAGAAGTTTTTGATGCAGTATCTCAACCTGAACATCTTGATAATTGGTGGACTTTAAAATCTTCAGGAAAACCTGAATTAAATTCAGAATACAACTTAAATTTTACTGATACTTACAATTGGTTTTGCAAAGTATCCAAAGTCAAAGAAAATGAATCTTTTCATTTAAAAATGACAGATTCTGACAAAGATTGGAACCCAACAACATTTGGTTTTGACTTAGAAGTAAAAGAAAATGCCACTTATTTAAAGTTTAGTCACAAAAATTGGCCTGAAAATAATGAGCATTTTAAACACTCATCTTTTTGTTGGGCTATGCTTTTATATGATTTGAAAAACTACCTTGAAAAAGGAATTATAATTCCTTTTGAAGAAAGAAATTAA